TGACCCGGCCGGGCGGCCCGCATTACGTACCGCGTCGACCCACACCCGGGCAGGGGCGCGGCGTGGTGGCCGGACGTCCGCACACCGCCGCGCGGGGCGACCACGACGGGTCGGCGTGCGGCGACCGGCGGGGCCCGCCCGGCCCGGCCGGAGGTGGCGGAGGTCGCGGCCGGCGGCATGGCCTCGACACGGCCCGGCCTCGGGCCCGTACCCTCATTCCGCCTGGCGTGCGCCCGCGTCCGGCGCCGCCGTCGCCACAGGAGCCCTCGCCTTGACCGACCACACCACCCTGGAGCGGGAGATCGCCGCCGAGCAGCGGCATCTCGACCGGGTGTACGCCCGTCTGGCCGAACTGCGCCGCTCGGCCGCGCAGGCCGAGAAGGAGGGTTACCGACTGGCCCGGGTCGGCAACTTCGGCGCGTTGGTCGAGCGGGACGCGATGGTCTTCCACGCCGCGCAGCGGCGGTACGTGCTGGACGCCGAGCACGAGGGGCTGGTCTTCGGCCGGCTCGACCTGCGTACCGGCCAGGTGCTGCACGTGGGGCGGCTCGGCGTGCGCGGCGAGCAGGCCGAGACGCTGGTGGTCGACTGGCGGGCCCCGGCCGCCGCCGCCTTCTACCAGGCCACGCCCGCCGAGCCGCTGGGCGTGGTGCGGCGGCGCACCATCCAGTCCTCGGGCGAGAAGGTGACCCGGATCGAGGACGACCTGCTCGACCCGGAGGCGGCGCCGGCCGAGATGGCGGTGGTCGGCGACGGGGCGCTGCTGGCCACCCTGTCCCGGGCCACCGGCCGGGGGATGCGCGACATCGTGGCGACCATCCAGCGGGAGCAGGACGAGGCGATCCGCTCCCCCGGCTCCGGGGTCACGATCGTCTCGGGCGGCCCGGGCACCGGCAAGACGGCGGTGGCCCTGCACCGGGCCGCGTACCTGCTCTACTCCGACCGCGCCCGGTACGCCGGCGGCGGCATCCTGGTGCTCGGCCCGTCGTCGGTCTTCGTCGAGTACATCGCCTCGGTGCTCCCCTCGCTCGGCGAGGAGACCGCCACCCTGCACTCGCTCGGCTCGCTCTTCCCCGGCGTGTCGGCGACCCGTACCGATCCGCCGGAGGTGGCGGCGGTGAAGGGCTCGCTGCGGATGCGGCGGGTGCTGGAGCGGGCGGTGCGCGACGCGGTGCCGGACGGCCCCGACGAGCTGCGCCTGCTGTACCGGGGTCAGCTGCTGCGGCTGGAGCGGCGGGAGCTGGACGGCATCCGGGACCGGACGCTGTCGCGGGGCGCGCGCCGCAACGAGGTGCGCCGGGCCGCGTTCGACGCCGTCCTCGCCGCGCTGTACGCCCAGGCGCGCCGGCTGGCCGTGCCGCGCCTGCCGGAGCAGCCCGCCTTCGAGGACGAGATCATCGAGCGGCCGGACTTCCGGGAGTTCCTCAAGGCGTGGTGGCCCCGGCTGCACCCCCGGCACGTGCTGGACTGGCTGGCCCGGCCGGCGCGGCTGCGCCGGTACGCCGCCGGCGTCCTGTCCCGGGCCGAGACGACCCTGCTGTCGGGGGCGTACCGGACGGCGGGGTCGCCGGGGTTGACGGTGGCCGACGTCGCCCTGCTCGACGAGTTGGACGCGCTGCTCGGCCAGCCGGTGCGGCCGAAGCGGCCCAGGCGCGACCCGTTCCAGCTCACCGGCGGGGTACGCGAGCTGAGCACCTTCGCCGACCGGCAGCGGGCCGCGCGGGCGGCGGCCCGGGAGCGCCCGGAGGACTACCGCGACTACGCGCACGTGGTGGTGGACGAGGCGCAGGACGTCTCGCCGATGCAGTGGCGGATGGTCGGCCGGCGCGGGCGGCTGGCGTCCTGGACGGTGGTGGGCGATCCGGCGCAGACCGCCTGGACGGGTGACCCGCAGGAGCTGGACCGGGCCCGGGACCAGGCGCTGGGTCGGCGTCGTCGGCACCGGTTCAACCTCACCACCAACTACCGCAACTCGGCGGAGATCTTCGCGGTGGCGGCGGAGGAGATCCGCCGGGTCCACCCCGACCTGGAGCTGCCGGTCGCGGTCCGGTCCACCGGCGTGGAGCCGGTGGCGCTGACCGTCCCGGCGGCGGAGCTGGCCGCCGCGACGGTGCGGGCCGCGCAGGCGCTGCTCGGCGAGGTGGAGGGCACCGTCGGCGTGATCACGCCGGTGCCGCGCCGGGACGAGGTGGCCGGCTGGCTGGAGGGGACCGCCAACTCCCGGCTCCAGGTGGTGACCAGCCTCCAGGCCAAGGGCATGGAGTACGACGGGGTGGTGCTGGTCCACCCGGGCGAGATCCGCGCCGAGCCCTCCGGCGTACGCACCCTCTACGTGGCCCTCTCCCGCGCCACCCAACGCCTCACCACCATCGAACCCACCCCCTGACCCCGCCCCCGCACCGCTCCCCTCCCCACCCCCCGGTTGATCATGAAGTTATTGCCCCCGCGCACCGGCGTGTCGTGGCAATAACTTCATGACCATCAAGGGAACGGAGTCACTTGCACACATAGCTATGTGAGCATAGGTTGGGTGTCGGGTTGGTCCGGCGGCGGAGGGTGTGGGCGTGGGCGCAGGTCATGACCACCACGGGTCGGTCGCGAACGCCGCGCACCGCCACCGGGGCCGGCTCTGGACGGCCTTCGCGCTGCTCGCCGCGCTGATGCTGGTCGAGGCGGTGACCGCCGTCGCCACCGGCTCGCTGGCCCTGCTCTCCGACGCCGGGCACATGTTCACCGACGTGCTCGGCATCGGGATGGCCCTGGCGGCGATCACCGCCACCCGGCGGGCCGACCGCGACCCGCAGCGCACCTTCGGCCTCTACCGACTGGAGGTGCTCGCCGCGCTCGCCAACGCGGTGCTGCTCAGCGGCGTCGCGGTCTACGTCCTCATCGAGGCGGTACGCCGCTTCGGCGACCCCCCGGAGGTGAGCACCGGGCCGATGCTGGCGGTGGCCGTGCTGGGGCTGCTCGCCAACGTCGTCGCCTTCGCCCTGCTCCGCGAGGGGGCGCGGGAGAGCATCAACCTGCGCGGGGCGTACCTGGAGGTGCTCG
This genomic interval from Micromonospora coxensis contains the following:
- a CDS encoding HelD family protein, translating into MTDHTTLEREIAAEQRHLDRVYARLAELRRSAAQAEKEGYRLARVGNFGALVERDAMVFHAAQRRYVLDAEHEGLVFGRLDLRTGQVLHVGRLGVRGEQAETLVVDWRAPAAAAFYQATPAEPLGVVRRRTIQSSGEKVTRIEDDLLDPEAAPAEMAVVGDGALLATLSRATGRGMRDIVATIQREQDEAIRSPGSGVTIVSGGPGTGKTAVALHRAAYLLYSDRARYAGGGILVLGPSSVFVEYIASVLPSLGEETATLHSLGSLFPGVSATRTDPPEVAAVKGSLRMRRVLERAVRDAVPDGPDELRLLYRGQLLRLERRELDGIRDRTLSRGARRNEVRRAAFDAVLAALYAQARRLAVPRLPEQPAFEDEIIERPDFREFLKAWWPRLHPRHVLDWLARPARLRRYAAGVLSRAETTLLSGAYRTAGSPGLTVADVALLDELDALLGQPVRPKRPRRDPFQLTGGVRELSTFADRQRAARAAARERPEDYRDYAHVVVDEAQDVSPMQWRMVGRRGRLASWTVVGDPAQTAWTGDPQELDRARDQALGRRRRHRFNLTTNYRNSAEIFAVAAEEIRRVHPDLELPVAVRSTGVEPVALTVPAAELAAATVRAAQALLGEVEGTVGVITPVPRRDEVAGWLEGTANSRLQVVTSLQAKGMEYDGVVLVHPGEIRAEPSGVRTLYVALSRATQRLTTIEPTP
- a CDS encoding cation diffusion facilitator family transporter, with the protein product MGVGAGHDHHGSVANAAHRHRGRLWTAFALLAALMLVEAVTAVATGSLALLSDAGHMFTDVLGIGMALAAITATRRADRDPQRTFGLYRLEVLAALANAVLLSGVAVYVLIEAVRRFGDPPEVSTGPMLAVAVLGLLANVVAFALLREGARESINLRGAYLEVLGDLLGSLGVIGAALLIAGTGWWWADPAVAVAIALFILPRTWRLGRAAVRILVQAAPEHLQVTAVHDRLVAVPGVAEVHDLHVWTLTSGMEVASAHLTMHPGAEVGAVLAAARSALHEDFHIEHATLQIEPGAAPGACGSVEW